The Glycine max cultivar Williams 82 chromosome 12, Glycine_max_v4.0, whole genome shotgun sequence genome window below encodes:
- the LOC102663870 gene encoding cilia- and flagella-associated protein 251 isoform X1 translates to MPRGNVEAQKARSMERTREEAKGREQTETKGQIMKGGGEEQGRRREENKQSNLEEISKYSEAQQKTMKAIEGAKERYERAQQEASEASKERNGQANEGAEEGRRESGGDVHGVAKFETKGEEKKDSVGKAELEGRTRVVVRRDWNKEEKQRCKPRWEVEVEKARPMEKTEEEARTEQAGTKGQIKKGCDEEQGRTREKTGEENKQSNLEEISKHKAEAQQKAMNAIEGAKERYERAKTKTTSKASKERNVKANEGAEGGRREAESGGGVHHVAKFEEKKTSVGKA, encoded by the exons ATGCCAAGAGGGAATGTAGAGGCACAGAAAGCAAGATCAATGGAGAGAACTAGAGAGGAAGCTAAAGGAAGAGAACAAACTGAAACCAAAGGCCAAATCAtgaag GGTGGTGGTGAGGaacaaggaagaagaagagaagaaaataaacaatCCAACCTAGAAGAGATCTCTAAGTACAGTGAAGCTCAACAGAAAACAATGAAAGCAATTGAAGGTGCTAAGGAGAGATACGAGAGAGCACAACAAGAAGCAAGTGAAGCATCCAAAGAGAGAAATGGTCAGGCAAATGAGGGGGCTGAAGAAGGCAGAAGAGAAAGTGGTGGTGATGTTCATGGTGTGGCTAAGTTTGAAACAAAAGGTGAAGAGAAGAAGGATTCGGTGGGAAAAGCAGAACTCGAGGGAAGAACAAGAGTGGTGGTGAGAAGAGACTGGAACAAAGAGGAGAAACAAAGATGCAAACCAAGATGGGAAGTAGAAGTAGAGAAAGCAAGACCAATGGAAAAAACTGAAGAGGAAGCTAGAACAGAACAAGCTGGAACCAAAGGTCAAATCaagaag GGTTGTGATGAGGAACAAGGAAGAACAAGAGAAAAAACaggagaagaaaacaaacaatccAACCTAGAAGAGATTTCTAAGCACAAAGCTGAAGCTCAACAAAAAGCAATGAATGCAATTGAAGGTGCTAAGGAGAGATACGAGagagcaaaaacaaaaacaacaagtAAAGCTTCCAAAGAGAGAAACGTGAAGGCAAATGAGGGGGCtgaaggaggaagaagagaagCAGAAAGTGGTGGGGGTGTTCATCATGTGGCTAAGTTTGAAGAGAAGAAAACTTCAGTGGGGAAAGCATAA
- the LOC102668834 gene encoding seed biotin-containing protein SBP65, whose translation MQANEGAEEGRRERERCRGFHVAKFETKGEENNLVRREWNKEEKQTSSRRGKAKAKGREKAETKEYRDEAQQNSFNAIEAAKESYERAKEAASEAAKERNKQANKEKYATRQKGQQCNLKIENETQDNGKKDYGGAKDTITTVDHITTPLDVKTNLKSEDMTQDNGQKGYGGAKGTIGSVDHITTPLAVKANLKSEDVTQDNDQKGYGGAKDTIGSVDHITTPLVVKANLKSEDVTQDNGHKGYGGAKDTIGYVDHITTPLAVKANLKSEDVTQDNGPKGYGGAKDTIGSVDHITTPLAAKAAGSTTAQYLGKKVAQAKDATMETGKSAAKVATYLRDKALSTGWSGAQYSTEITMEGTKVATNAVMGVAEYAGQKASKLAGSFATPML comes from the exons ATGCAGGCAAATGAAGGGGCTGAAGAAGgtagaagagaaagagaaaggtgTAGGGGTTTTCATGTGGCtaagtttgaaaccaaaggtGAAGAGAACAATTTAGTGCGAAGAGAGTGGAACAAAGAGGAGAAACAAACAAGCAGTCGAAGAGGGAAAGCGAAAgctaaaggaagagaaaaagctGAAACCAAAGAG TACAGAGATGAAGCTCAACAAAATTCATTCAATGCTATTGAAGCTGCTAAGGAAAGCTACGAGAGAGCAAAAGAAGCAGCAAGTGAAGCTGCCAAAGAGAGAAACAAGCaggcaaataaggaaaaatatgcCACAAGACAAAAGGGTCAACAATGCAAtcttaaaatagaaaatgagacaCAAGACAATGGAAAGAAAGATTATGGTGGAGCCAAGGACACCATAACCACTGTGGACCACATTACTACACCACTTGATGTAAAGACCAATCTTAAATCAGAAGATATGACACAAGACAATGGCCAGAAGGGTTATGGTGGAGCAAAGGGCACCATTGGTTCTGTGGACCACATCACTACACCACTTGCTGTAAAGGCCAATCTTAAATCAGAAGATGTGACACAAGACAATGACCAGAAGGGTTATGGTGGAGCAAAAGACACCATTGGTTCTGTGGACCACATCACTACACCACTTGTTGTAAAGGCCAATCTTAAATCAGAAGATGTGACACAAGACAATGGCCACAAGGGTTATGGTGGAGCAAAGGACACCATTGGTTATGTGGACCACATCACTACACCACTTGCTGTAAAGGCCAATCTTAAATCAGAAGATGTGACACAAGACAATGGCCCGAAGGGTTATGGTGGAGCAAAGGACACCATTGGTTCTGTGGACCACATCACTACACCACTTGCT GCCAAAGCTGCTGGTAGCACCACTGCTCAGTATCTTGGAAAGAAAGTAGCACAAGCCAAAGATGCTACTATGGAAACTGGAAAGAGTGCTGCAAAAGTGGCTACATATTTGAGGGACAAGGCTTTGTCCACAGGGTGGAGTGGTGCACAGTATTCTACTGAGATAACTATGGAGGGAACCAAGGTTGCAACCAATGCTGTTATGGGAGTAGCTGAGTATGCAGGCCAAAAGGCTTCTAAACTTGCAG GATCATTTGCAACTCCAATGTTGTAG
- the LOC102663870 gene encoding vicilin-like seed storage protein At2g18540 isoform X3: MPRGNVEAQKARSMERTREEAKGREQTETKGQIMKGGGEEQGRRREENKQSNLEEISKYSEAQQKTMKAIEGAKERYERAQQEASEASKERNGQANEGAEEGRRESGGDVHGVAKFETKGEEKKDSVGKAELEGRTRVVVRRDWNKEEKQRCKPRWEVEVEKARPMEKTEEEARTEQAGTKGQIKKGGGEEQGRRRREET, encoded by the exons ATGCCAAGAGGGAATGTAGAGGCACAGAAAGCAAGATCAATGGAGAGAACTAGAGAGGAAGCTAAAGGAAGAGAACAAACTGAAACCAAAGGCCAAATCAtgaag GGTGGTGGTGAGGaacaaggaagaagaagagaagaaaataaacaatCCAACCTAGAAGAGATCTCTAAGTACAGTGAAGCTCAACAGAAAACAATGAAAGCAATTGAAGGTGCTAAGGAGAGATACGAGAGAGCACAACAAGAAGCAAGTGAAGCATCCAAAGAGAGAAATGGTCAGGCAAATGAGGGGGCTGAAGAAGGCAGAAGAGAAAGTGGTGGTGATGTTCATGGTGTGGCTAAGTTTGAAACAAAAGGTGAAGAGAAGAAGGATTCGGTGGGAAAAGCAGAACTCGAGGGAAGAACAAGAGTGGTGGTGAGAAGAGACTGGAACAAAGAGGAGAAACAAAGATGCAAACCAAGATGGGAAGTAGAAGTAGAGAAAGCAAGACCAATGGAAAAAACTGAAGAGGAAGCTAGAACAGAACAAGCTGGAACCAAAGGTCAAATCaagaag GGTGGTGGTGAGGaacaaggaagaagaagaagagaagaaacatga
- the LOC102663870 gene encoding uncharacterized protein DDB_G0286299 isoform X2, with protein sequence MREQKKQQMKLPKRETSRQQREKMSQERRVNKANLKQKMGHKTMQQMKLPKRETSRQQREKMSQERRVNKANLKQKMGHKTMARRRVMVEQIKDTIRSVDHITTPLAGKTKVTASTTAQYVEEKSAQAKNATVGSMEKTTEDAKGREKAGTKGQIKKGCDEEQGRTREKTGEENKQSNLEEISKHKAEAQQKAMNAIEGAKERYERAKTKTTSKASKERNVKANEGAEGGRREAESGGGVHHVAKFEEKKTSVGKA encoded by the exons ATGAGAGAGCAAAAAAAGCAGCAAATGAAGTTGCCAAAGAGAGAAACAAGCAGACAACAAAGGGAAAAGATGTCACAAGAGAGAAGGGTCAACAAGGCAAACTTAAAACAGAAAATGGGACACAAGACAATGCAGCAAATGAAGTTGCCAAAGAGAGAAACAAGCAGACAACAAAGGGAAAAGATGTCACAAGAGAGAAGGGTCAACAAGGCAAACTTAAAACAGAAAATGGGACACAAGACAATGGCCAGAAGAAGGGTTATGGTGGAGCAAATTAAGGACACCATTCGTAGTGTGGACCACATTACTACACCACTTGCTGGAAAGACCAAAGTTACTGCTAGCACCACTGCTCAGTATGTTGAAGAGAAATCAGCACAAGCCAAAAATGCTACAGTAGGATCAATGGAGAAAACTACAGAGGATgctaaaggaagagaaaaagctGGAACCAAAGGTCAAATCAAGAag GGTTGTGATGAGGAACAAGGAAGAACAAGAGAAAAAACaggagaagaaaacaaacaatccAACCTAGAAGAGATTTCTAAGCACAAAGCTGAAGCTCAACAAAAAGCAATGAATGCAATTGAAGGTGCTAAGGAGAGATACGAGagagcaaaaacaaaaacaacaagtAAAGCTTCCAAAGAGAGAAACGTGAAGGCAAATGAGGGGGCtgaaggaggaagaagagaagCAGAAAGTGGTGGGGGTGTTCATCATGTGGCTAAGTTTGAAGAGAAGAAAACTTCAGTGGGGAAAGCATAA